In Lepidochelys kempii isolate rLepKem1 chromosome 10, rLepKem1.hap2, whole genome shotgun sequence, a single window of DNA contains:
- the LOC140917957 gene encoding ras-related and estrogen-regulated growth inhibitor-like protein isoform X1 has protein sequence MVLRIPLRRSASFTPDHQPLMEMSSPTALKMEANMLVMGANSVGKSALTVRFLTRRFIGEYGDMESIYSHSLAMEGREILVHIWDVPCSQDWVDESSAKEKRVQWADGFVLVYSICDRASFNVLRPKVQVLKAAKEALSQEKVPIVIVGNKRDLHHQRAVSSEEGRLLALSMDCEFYEVSAAEAYHGALMVFQGLAERICEAKLALKKGTGIRSIVKSMSAVFARKRTDSL, from the exons ATGGTTCTCCGAATCCCTCTGCGCAGAAGTGCCAGCTTCACCCCAGACCACCAGCCCTTGATGGAGATGTCCAGTCCCACCGCGCTGAAAATGGAAGCGAATATGCTAGTTATGGGAGCAAACAGCGTGGGGAAATCAG CCTTGACGGTGCGTTTCCTTACCAGGCGATTCATTGGGGAATATGGAGACATGG AATCCATCTACAGCCACAGCCTGGCAATGGAGGGCAGAGAGATCCTCGTCCACATATGGGACGTCCCCTGTTCACAG GACTGGGTGGATGAGAGCTCTGCCAAGGAAAAGCGAGTCCAGTGGGCAGATGGCTTCGTCCTGGTCTACAGCATCTGCGACCGTGCCAGCTTCAATGTGCTGCGCCCCAAAGTCCAGGTCCTCAAGGCAGCCAAGGAGGCTCTAAGCCAGGAGAAGGTGCCTATCGTCATCGTGGGCAACAAGCGGGACCTACACCACCAGCGGGCGGTCTCCAGTGAGGAGGGCCGTCTCCTGGCACTCTCCATGGACTGTGAATTCTATGAGGTCTCTGCAGCTGAGGCTTATCATGGGGCACTCATGGTCTTTCAGGGGCTGGCGGAGCGCATCTGCGAGGCCAAGCTGGCATTGAAGAAGGGCACTGGGATC
- the LOC140917957 gene encoding ras-related and estrogen-regulated growth inhibitor-like protein isoform X2 has protein sequence MEMSSPTALKMEANMLVMGANSVGKSALTVRFLTRRFIGEYGDMESIYSHSLAMEGREILVHIWDVPCSQDWVDESSAKEKRVQWADGFVLVYSICDRASFNVLRPKVQVLKAAKEALSQEKVPIVIVGNKRDLHHQRAVSSEEGRLLALSMDCEFYEVSAAEAYHGALMVFQGLAERICEAKLALKKGTGIRSIVKSMSAVFARKRTDSL, from the exons ATGGAGATGTCCAGTCCCACCGCGCTGAAAATGGAAGCGAATATGCTAGTTATGGGAGCAAACAGCGTGGGGAAATCAG CCTTGACGGTGCGTTTCCTTACCAGGCGATTCATTGGGGAATATGGAGACATGG AATCCATCTACAGCCACAGCCTGGCAATGGAGGGCAGAGAGATCCTCGTCCACATATGGGACGTCCCCTGTTCACAG GACTGGGTGGATGAGAGCTCTGCCAAGGAAAAGCGAGTCCAGTGGGCAGATGGCTTCGTCCTGGTCTACAGCATCTGCGACCGTGCCAGCTTCAATGTGCTGCGCCCCAAAGTCCAGGTCCTCAAGGCAGCCAAGGAGGCTCTAAGCCAGGAGAAGGTGCCTATCGTCATCGTGGGCAACAAGCGGGACCTACACCACCAGCGGGCGGTCTCCAGTGAGGAGGGCCGTCTCCTGGCACTCTCCATGGACTGTGAATTCTATGAGGTCTCTGCAGCTGAGGCTTATCATGGGGCACTCATGGTCTTTCAGGGGCTGGCGGAGCGCATCTGCGAGGCCAAGCTGGCATTGAAGAAGGGCACTGGGATC